The Gossypium hirsutum isolate 1008001.06 chromosome D06, Gossypium_hirsutum_v2.1, whole genome shotgun sequence genome contains the following window.
AAATGGGGACTATTTGCTAAATCAATGAGGCCACATGAAACAAGTTGGATTCATCTCTTTACATTTTGCACAACCATTAATAAAGTGTGAGCTATTAACATCTTTAACAAATATGAGACATCATATCAACCAATCATTAATTGGTTAATAAAGTTGGTCAGCACACAAAAAAAACGAAAATCATTTATAAACACCGAGTTTTATTCTCACTATAAGTATGACCTCTCATTTTTCCTTTCTTATTATATTCAATCTTACTTCACTTTACTAAAATACATACTTAAATATCGTAAAGTGTTTCAGAATACAAGTTCTGACACTTCTTAGTTTATTTTTGTCTTGTAAGTTTTCTATTTAcgtttcttcttcttcctcctcctcctcctcctacTAATATATAGATTAGCCCTTGAACATGGTAACATTTCTCAAATTAGCTCCTAGACATTTTTTTAGGATCAAATTGGTCTTTGAGATTAGCATTACTTACACAAATTGGTCCCTACCATTAACAATGTGGTAATGTGGCTAAACATGGACATGACATGTGGGCAAACAAGGGAATGACATGTATCCTAGCTtcaattattctaaaaaaattttaccgGCTAAACATGGACATGACACGTGGGCAAACAAAGGAATGAAATGTATCTTAACTTcaattattctaaaaaattttaaaaagttgaaaaattcaaaacatttatataaatttaaaaaaataattttttaaaaaatctataaaaaaatttaaaaataagaaacttttaaaaattgaaaaatatagacaattcaaaaaataaaaaatttataattaaaattttagaaaattacaaaagactcaacaaaatttaaaagtagtttaaatttagaaaaatataaaattcaaaaaattgatCAATCTTGATTGGGTATTGATCGCGGTGACCGGTTGTTgatccattattatttatttttgaatttctaaatattttttgattttttatattttgtaattttctaaattttaattatatttttttaattttttttaaataattaaagaagaaaaCACATGCGTTCCCTTTTGTTCGCGTGTCATGTTTATGTTTGGGAACGTCACCCCATTGTTAAAAAACAAAGATAAGGACGAATTTGTGTAATGGATACCAATCTCGGAGAtctatttgataaaaaaaaagagtcaatgGGCCAACTTGATAAAAGTTATTAAGTTCAGGACTAATAATGATAATAACTGTTTTACGTGGCAACATACTATTGGTGTCTTGGATTTAGCCGATTTGGTGATGAGTTGTAGAAGAACATTACCCATTTAAAAGTGAAGAAAATCTGAAAAATGAAATCCAAGCGGATGAGTTTAGCTAAGTATAATAAGCTAAGAAAGAAAGTAGCAGAGTAGAGAGAGTAAAAATGGTGgttctctctccctctcttctttCGCTCCCAACCCTCCCTTTCTTCaggttttctctttttctttctatcTCTACTTTTTCTTTTTGGCTTTGTTTCTTctcaacttgttttttttttctgggcTTTTCTCTCAGGCATGAACCGGTTAGTAATGGCAGTGGAATGCTAAGTCATAATTATAGTAATTACAGTACAAAATTTCATCAGAAAACTACACTATGTTGCAGTGTTGCTTCAAAACCCACTTCCCCAAACGTGTTATGGAGAAGGGATTTGCTGCTCTTGGCTCTTTCTTCTTCGCTCTCCACACATTTTCCATCTTCAGGTACATGTTTATACCTTCGTTGCCTCTTTCACTAGTTCACCTTGTTCATGATGAAATGACGGTATGAAGAACGAATGGCTTAGCTTAGTTGGTTTTTAGTGAAGAAAAGGAACCAGTTATTTAAAAGCTATTAGGCTGTCTTATATGCCCATCTATCATCAGTGATGGAAAATTTACATGATGTgctatacttattttattttgctttcgTTTTGATTTTGTTAACCATGAAGACTATTATATATCCCAAAAGAATCATTATAGTGCTGAATTCACAAAATATTAGGTGTGGCATCCCTGTTATGGCTTGAGCTTGTGTAAAGAATTGTGATATTTAAACTTACCCATGGTTGAGTGTAAGCAGTTTCTAGTTGCACCAAAATCAAATTGTATGTTTTAGATTTTTGGTAGAGCCTTCTTCTCTGACCGAAGAAAGAACCctttatttctagaaatttaaGTGGATCCTTCTATGTAATGTTTATCTAGAGGATCATAAAGGgatcttatttttcttttgttattgcTCCTACTATTAGGCTTCAACAATCTCCCACTGAATCTTCACCTTCTTCTGATTTTGTAACACTTCTGTTGGAAGGAAACATTTGAATGCATGCTATCTAGTTTTTCAATAATTTCTATATCCATACTCTCTTCCTTTTTCTTCCAAGTATTATGTTAAGCTTATTGCAGGATGTCTTGCTGCGGAAGATGTAAGAATGACTTCATTAGTTGATGAAATAAATGCTTATACCTATTCATACCCAGTGGAATTGCCATCCAAGAAGTTCCTTTTTAAATGGTAGGTTTTCAGCATCAAAATTATACGTGACATGACCTGCTGCCTTTTttcattattatcatatataaatttaGAAATCTGTAAAGAAAACATGTTGTTCACTCTGTCTCATCGTTCTCAGTCCTATTGAAAAATTACCTCGTTTACTTCTATGGAGCAATTGACCCTAATATATGCGGAGAATTGACTCTTGTTACAGTTTATGCAGTATGATTGGCACACACAGTAACACATATCTTTGGAGGATTCAAATTACGTATTTTGTTTAAAGGCATCTTATAGTTCTTTCGCTATGAGATTCTGATACACCTGTAATATCACTTTCAATTTCACTCAAGGAAGAGTAAACCAATTCACCTCAAAGTGTAGGAACATGACTCTTTTTGCATTTTTTCTGAAGGGTGGAATCTAGAAAGCCAGAACGCTATTCATCTGCAGCACCATTGTCTCGTAAGTCTTACTCAATCTCACAACTCGGAAAAGAAAAGTTGTGTGTGCTATAGCATTTTAATCAGTACTACTCAGAATTCCAAGTTTTGTTGCAATATTTCTAAAACACAATTAGATATTGGACACAAAATATATGATATACTAACAAGATTTTACATATAATGCAGCTGATGCACGCCTACGCATTGTGTCTGAACGTGTGGACATTGTTGATAATCTCATCATTTctgtttcggtaattttatagAATTGCATCTTTCTGAATGTATTCCTATTTGTTAACTGTCCAAtgttttatgaattttatttcaTCCTTTGATTCAGATAGGTCCACCGAATGTTCAGTTTTTGAAGTCAAAGGATAAGAAGACATGGGCAGCAAAAGATGTTGCTGATTCTGTATTGTCTGACAAGTCTGCACTGGTAATACACGACTTCTTTTTGTTCATGTGTATGATAGATAACTTACATTTCTAACTTTGGTTCATCTGAAAATTTGTCCCAAATGCTCAATTAAGACTGAAATCTTCCTGAAACTGAAAATTGCAGTAGAAACTATAAGCCACCTAAAAAGTTGTGTAGAtgttaataaaatgttaaaatatactCCAAGTCTCTGTACGCTTCACACATTTggaatttaatccctctacttttattttcaagaatttaggcCCTCTACTTTTCATACTTCATAGTTCAGGTCCAATCGTCCACTCCAGCTGAAATTTTCTGTTACATTTGCTGGTGTGagattttgaaataataataataataataataataataataataataataaattcactAGGTATCCATGTAACAGAAAAAATGAAGTTGTAATATAtcagaatttaacaaaaaatttaatggCATTAACAATTGAACTTGCACTTTTAAATTCAGAAAGTAGAGGGGctaaattcctagaaataaaattagggggactaaattctaaatgtatGAAAGGTGCAGGGATTttgagcatattttaacctaaataaaaTGCTTGTCTTTGAACATTTTTTGACGTTAAACTACAGTTTAAATTGTGTTGCTCTCATGGAGTCTGAACCATGTAAATTAGTTTTCTACTTTTCttctcatatatttttttaatttataaaatatctcTACTGTTTGACCATTTAaatgaatgaacaaataaataaatactgcTCCCTAGAAAGGATATTGGATTTAATTGCCAAAAACTTACATCAAGTTGTTTATCATTTGACATTCTACATCTTTTGGTAGCGTGTCACCTCGAGTCAGCGGATGAGTGAGAGTTCAGTTCTTGATGCGCATGCTAGTGAAGTAAGCTTTAAAGACCTTGCTTTAATTTGTATTACCATTTCTCTCggttattttaatataattgatATACATCTAAAAGCTTTGGAGTCAAAGTGGCTTGTATAATTCTTTTTCCTCTTTCCCAGATTGATGGCGAGCTATATTGGTACTATGAGTACCTTGTTCGCAAATCACCAACAAAATCAGTAAGTGTTCCCTTTTTGACAGTTATCATCAGTGCAAAGATCTGTCAACCTTCCATTTTGTGGAGTGTTGATGCATTTAATGGATATTTGCAGGCTCAAGAAGCAAACCTGTACCGACATTATGTTGCTTCAACAGCTGAACGAGAAGGTAGGATCATAAAATTTCTACCTTTGTTCCTCATTTCCCAAAGGTGTAGTTGTATTATGAAGCTATTAAAATCTTTGCAACCCAGTTTGTCATCTAATTTCTCGCCAAGTACCGAAAACAAATTTGAAACTTCCTTGGTAGAGTCCTGAAGATCTAAGATTTTAGGAACCagttaacaaaatattttatgcGCATGACTTATCTGCTTTTAGGAACCagttaacaaaatattttatgcGCATAACTTATCTGCCAATATTTCCAACATGGTAAAGAGGGGGCAAAAAAGGAAATCGCTTGCATGACAGCTTGGAACTCATCAAAATAGTTACTAACAATTTTAcacaagtttttaaaattataattaaataactattttatcCTAATAAATAAGAATGTGTGGGAATGGTGATGTTTGTAATTTCAAAAGTGAATTACTGACAGTCATCTAAGTCAAAtctggaaaaaatatatatagaaagaTGCCTCATTCATTTAAGCACAGATATCCTTTGCTACTACAATTTTGTAGTTAATGCTTGAGACTTGACATAGTCTCTTCCGGATACTTTATGACATATTCGGCTTATGTTTCTGTTTGTGGGACTTCTGCATATCATCTTCTTCTGTTATCATTCAACCATGCAAATGTCTATTGCAGGCTATCTGTACTCTCTAAGTGCTTCAACTCTTAGCAAGGAGTGGACTaaggtctctctctctctctctctctctctctcacacacacacacacacacacacatgcaAAAATGAACATTAGTAGACTATTTCTAATAGGACAGAAGAATGGAAGAATAAAAGTATCAGATGGTCATTTTGTATGTAACTGTGGTCAAGGTAGTTTTTATCCAATTCAAGGAAAAGGGATgattatatgtgtgtgtgtgtgtgtgtgtgtgtgtgtgtgtgtattcAGAATAATGCGTGAATTACTTACTAAGTGAAACTTGCATAATACAGATGGGTCCCTTATTGGAACAGACTGTTGCATCCTTTCGCCTTCTCCCTCCCACAGATAATTACGTTCCTCCATACAAGGATCCATGGAGATTTTGGTGACagccttccttttctttttccttttgtttcgattgattttttttttcttgtcttGGGTCCACGATGTTGATAACAAGTGTAAATTTTAAAGGGTTTCAACACTCTGTTATCATGACTTTTTTCCCCCTTACTGCCAACCACattgaaaaattgaattgaatgaagcAACGTTAATCAAGAATTTCGTATGTTTCCAATGTGGACTAGAAAAAGAAAAGTTAGGAAGCGAGTATATTTACATGTAGAATGTATTTTCTGTATAATTCTTTAGATTGCTTATATAATAGTAAAGAATTGCACTAATCTGCCTTCTCTTTTATACCC
Protein-coding sequences here:
- the LOC121203170 gene encoding psbP domain-containing protein 5, chloroplastic isoform X1; the protein is MVVLSPSLLSLPTLPFFRHEPVSNGSGMLSHNYSNYSTKFHQKTTLCCSVASKPTSPNVLWRRDLLLLALSSSLSTHFPSSGCLAAEDVRMTSLVDEINAYTYSYPVELPSKKFLFKWVESRKPERYSSAAPLSPDARLRIVSERVDIVDNLIISVSIGPPNVQFLKSKDKKTWAAKDVADSVLSDKSALRVTSSQRMSESSVLDAHASEIDGELYWYYEYLVRKSPTKSAQEANLYRHYVASTAEREGYLYSLSASTLSKEWTKMGPLLEQTVASFRLLPPTDNYVPPYKDPWRFW
- the LOC121203170 gene encoding psbP domain-containing protein 5, chloroplastic isoform X2, with translation MVVLSPSLLSLPTLPFFSVASKPTSPNVLWRRDLLLLALSSSLSTHFPSSGCLAAEDVRMTSLVDEINAYTYSYPVELPSKKFLFKWVESRKPERYSSAAPLSPDARLRIVSERVDIVDNLIISVSIGPPNVQFLKSKDKKTWAAKDVADSVLSDKSALRVTSSQRMSESSVLDAHASEIDGELYWYYEYLVRKSPTKSAQEANLYRHYVASTAEREGYLYSLSASTLSKEWTKMGPLLEQTVASFRLLPPTDNYVPPYKDPWRFW
- the LOC121203170 gene encoding psbP domain-containing protein 5, chloroplastic isoform X4; protein product: MVVLSPSLLSLPTLPFFRHEPCCFKTHFPKRVMEKGFAALGSFFFALHTFSIFRVESRKPERYSSAAPLSPDARLRIVSERVDIVDNLIISVSIGPPNVQFLKSKDKKTWAAKDVADSVLSDKSALRVTSSQRMSESSVLDAHASEIDGELYWYYEYLVRKSPTKSAQEANLYRHYVASTAEREGYLYSLSASTLSKEWTKMGPLLEQTVASFRLLPPTDNYVPPYKDPWRFW
- the LOC121203170 gene encoding psbP domain-containing protein 5, chloroplastic isoform X3, translated to MNRVASKPTSPNVLWRRDLLLLALSSSLSTHFPSSGCLAAEDVRMTSLVDEINAYTYSYPVELPSKKFLFKWVESRKPERYSSAAPLSPDARLRIVSERVDIVDNLIISVSIGPPNVQFLKSKDKKTWAAKDVADSVLSDKSALRVTSSQRMSESSVLDAHASEIDGELYWYYEYLVRKSPTKSAQEANLYRHYVASTAEREGYLYSLSASTLSKEWTKMGPLLEQTVASFRLLPPTDNYVPPYKDPWRFW